One Triticum dicoccoides isolate Atlit2015 ecotype Zavitan chromosome 4B, WEW_v2.0, whole genome shotgun sequence genomic window carries:
- the LOC119291779 gene encoding tubulin-folding cofactor C-like, whose protein sequence is MEPELDSTKAAAGNRKHLAMLERLSKRTAASSAGSPEASPVAAFLSRFAAAKAAAETALSACRSSPYGAAASLAAASSAVDDLERLVAEASHSLPPYELRSALAAVSDLRAAHKLAASEIRPKKSFSFRNKSKATKNPPQDPPALPQPPQEQPKPNPDAILPGFGFRSRNGATLVRDLRAANEKDGDFTLADLVSCEVYLKGKCRALYIHKLRDCRVFIGPVFGSVLIEDVERCTFVMAAHQIRIHEARATDFYLRVRSRPIIEDCSGVRFAPHALKYEGIEDDLRDSGLAEDTGNWANVDDFKWLRAVQSPNWCLVPEEERLPIVDISEVQEKEDCK, encoded by the coding sequence ATGGAGCCGGAGCTCGACAGCACCAAAGCCGCCGCCGGCAACCGCAAGCACCTGGCCATGCTCGAGCGCCTCTCCAAGcgcaccgccgcctcctccgcggGCTCCCCCGAGGCGTCCCCCGTCGCCGCCTTCCTCTCTCGGTTCGCCGCAGCCAAGGCCGCCGCGGAGACCGCCCTCTCCGCCTGCCGCTCCTCCCCCTACGGCgctgccgcctccctcgccgcggcCTCATCCGCCGTCGACGACCTCGAGCGCCTCGTCGCGGAGGCCTCCCACTCCCTCCCGCCGTACGAGCTCCGGTCCGCGCTCGCCGCCGTCTCCGACCTCCGCGCCGCCCACAAGCTCGCCGCCTCCGAGATCCGGCCCAAGAAGTCATTCTCCTTCAGGAACAAGAGCAAAGCCACCAAGAACCCCCCGCAGGATCCTCCCGCCCTGCCCCAGCCGCCCCAGGAGCAGCCAAAGCCTAACCCCGATGCGATCCTGCCAGGGTTTGGGTTCAGGAGCAGGAATGGCGCTACCTTGGTGAGGGATCTGAGAGCTGCCAACGAGAAGGATGGGGATTTCACGCTTGCTGATCTGGTTTCCTGTGAGGTTTACCTCAAGGGCAAATGCCGGGCGCTGTACATTCACAAGTTGAGAGATTGCCGCGTCTTCATTGGCCCTGTTTTCGGCTCAGTCCTCATAGAGGATGTTGAGCGCTGTACATTTGTGATGGCGGCGCATCAGATCAGGATTCACGAAGCGAGGGCAACAGATTTCTACCTGCGGGTGAGGAGCAGGCCGATCATCGAGGACTGCAGCGGTGTGAGATTTGCACCACATGCTTTGAAGTATGAAGGGATTGAAGATGATCTGAGGGATTCTGGGCTTGCTGAGGACACTGGTAACTGGGCCAATGTGGATGACTTCAAATGGCTCAGGGCAGTGCAGTCACCAAACTGGTGCTTGGTTCCCGAGGAAGAGCGTCTGCCGATTGTCGACATTTCAGAAGTTCAGGAAAAGGAGGATTGTAAGTGA